The stretch of DNA gtttcaccattattaggtttgcttttataattatttatagTTTGTACAGTTCAAACAAaaaaagacaattattaaagaTTCCTCGAGCAAGTATAATGTTTCAGAATGGTTGAAAACTCACCTCTGACTTTGTTTCCACAGGTTTTCCGACAGGATGAATAACGTTTGGCCTTTCCCAGTCCATTTTCGTAATGATAAATCCGACCgggaatttgaaaataaatccgTCACAACTTTGTACACTAGATGGTGTTTAAGTTACATTATTTGACGAATAACtacaatataataatatcatTATGAGCAAAATGAGACATAGCATGAGCGAAAACCGTTAATTGGTGCTCGGCAAATGATGCTTTGACAACTAGGTTTATATATAGGCTTAAAAGTCTTGCTTGACTATTGGGGTGTATAAGACAGGAGTGTAGATTCAGAACCCATTCCCCCACCACCCATTGAAAAATTCTTGGCGTTAATCCGGATTTACAAACCTAGTACCAGGCCAAGGGGATACAGATCTGTAAAAACCACATTTTAAATACATGGTCTCCAAAAAATATAGCCCGATTTAATAgtgaaaacaatttaaaatttctttgtatTTGTCTAATAATAGTTCTTATTGTGCATGTACTGGTACTTCTCTTTTATCATATAATCAATTTATtcaaacggtgaccgtacatttgaacccatgtgtatatccacgggttcaatctatatgcgggttctaaaacccatgggttagggttagtatgggttcaactatccgtaaaacaaaacaaaaattcatagGTACAATAGCATACaagtgcaattgtcatgggttcaaatgtacgtgggttcaaatgtaatggaaccatttaaacttatgatttttattactatagaatcgggcgaaattttttggacaccctgcaTATGTATATTATAGTCCCTGTCTGTATGGTCAGTTCACCTTCTGTCGCATGGGCTATGTCTCTTTTGCTCTTTTCAACAATGACCAACAATCAAtaattttagcaaaaaatataagcaGAATCAAACAGCATTTGCAGAATAAAACAGATAAATTAAATGCAGAGGGCCAGAACTAAATGTTCCTCGATTCTAACagaattctaaaataatattttttttttaatatggaatggacctttccccgacctttgacccccgaaaaattcttcctatactttaccattgcaaaatattcggggctattttaagagtgcttttgcgagctgtgaaatggggtatgtgtttcaaaccatcattatgattcatcgcatacaacaatctgtttttttaaaagtaccgttaaagaattttagcctagtcattcacagctatttctacactaatttttattaccgcaattaaattaaaactcctaggaagacagggtggccattaaattatctgatttacgtttaagtttccaaaacacaactgaaaactaacgaatagagttcaaaaatgcgaaaacgaggtaatgtttacgactagcttgaaaatctgtctgagtgagaaaagtgtctgagcggatgcgaaaagggagcattgttacgtcactttttccAATTAGCTGATTGgctaatgtcacgaagtaaacaaggaagtcgatgctcggggaaaggtccatatgtGGTATCTTATGCTCAATAATGGCACACAGAAATCGATTATATTTTACgagttgaattttaaaatgcagAAAAAGTAAACAATGATTTTATCGGTTTCCtgttttttcagttttcagtGTAGGTAATGAAAGCTTTTGTGTCAGATAGCTAAACTTCAATTGCTCAAAATGATagttttataattaaaatattctgaattattcttaaattcaaaaatttcagacAGCCTTAGTTTGAAACGAATGATTTTTACAACCCCTGACCCAAAAATCTGTTATGTTctgcaaaagtggaaaaaattgtgaatttgatAATTCAACATAATAAATCAATACCAGATATGAGGAAATTATAACATAGAAAATATAATAGCCTAACTTCATATATACAAAGCAAGGTTGAGTTGAAAGCAAATTGGCAGAATATTTACATATCAAACAGAAGGTGTAAATGCTGCCAGTTCTGCTTCGGTGAAATCTAGTTGAAAGCAAATTGGCGGAATAATCACATATCAAACAGAGGGTAAGGATGCTGCCAGTTTCACTTTGGTATTTCTCTAACAattcattttgtatttgaaaCCAACCCATACTAAATTATGAGGCAAAGTTGAGTTGAAAGCAAATTGGCGGAATAATTACATATCGAATAGAAGGTATTAATGCTACCAGTTCTGCTTCAGTGGTTTTCTGGACATTTACTTTGTGGCTGGCTGCGATATTGGTAACTCTATGTTTTGAGTTCAGATTTCGAGTAttacaaaaattagaaatggaagccagaaaataaatattttatttttgtagtgTTTGCAGTAATTAAACCTTACTAAACGCGACAATCAGACTTCAATAGGGATATTCAAACCATTCTATATATAAACGCATTTTGAGTAAGGTACAATTAATATTAGctaaaaactagaaaaatgcACTGTTATGCACTTTCCAAATATCTTGAGGCAAAGGCATACTCTTCTAAAATAACAGGTCTATATATTAAAGAAGGCTCAAAATTAGACTAAGAGTTATTAAAGCATTAATTAATTGGCAAAAGCCCGGTAATGTTGAGTGAAAActagagaaatagcttgctcaatTTCGGGTGATCATTTGCACGCTTTGGACGATCATCGGTATACTTTGGGAGGGCCCTTTTACGTCATTGTGACATCTTAGTAACATCATTTTTagatgacatagtcaggtaGAGGTTACAAATGGCGTATGCAAATATTGTTGAGCCTAGAAGAAGCCTACACCAGACCTGAAAAATGCAGTAGCAGATAGCATGCTATAGTGCTAGCTTAGAAACTTAATCGGATGGTTCACAATGAGAATTattataacaacaaaacgacgatcacaaaatgaaaaaataaatgaaacaaacaatAGCTTTTTTTGAGTGATTTCTTTTTAACATATTTCTAGCAATTGTAACTGAattattttttcgaaattttaacaTTCTGATTTTCTGTCAAAGATATGTAACGTTGAAAGGGCATAATggaagaacaaaaaaaaatatacaaaaaggGTTAGATAGACATACAGTCAACTAAAGAAAATGTAATGCACcgttgaaaatgattttaattaaagcaTAGTTGGTGATTATGAAACATCttaattttttttggggggggggggtgtagggGCGGAAGGGCGAGAAATTGATcatacttgaataaaaatatacaattagtAATTAGTTGGAGTAATTTGTTTGACTGGGCTCCATTTTGAAAACAGATAGAAGTCTTAAAAAAGAGATGGCCTAAACTGAATAATCTTTCACTCCAAATACaatgtaaatttatatttctaaaaattgaatacattctaaattaaaTTCAGCAAAGAACAGATACAATGAGATTATTATTTTACACTTCTTAAATATTCTATCAAGGCTCTTTGGTTTGACTTAtaggcgcttcagaagtgtgtgtaccaatatggaggtaactaattttgttcgcctactttacatcaagttgtgtgaagggactgaaacatatgagcagggggtatatccacttggctaacacaaacagtcgccgaactcgtaacggaactaaaatagggaaaatcaaaataaaattatgccctaaccataacctggtacacatactatggaaGTACCGACATATTATACAGGTGTCAAGAAAGTCCCTTTAGtacatttcaattttgatatgaagttggttctcaatatatcttaaccaggattgttgtttttcaatcatttttacctcatttaatacatctgtgagggccaaaacaatatggtatcgataaattccctttgcagtttaaaaaaattttgagactTTAAGGACCCTATAATATATCAGAAAACCAAGAATTTTAAATATCGAATATAATTCCATAATATACCATTCCGAGTACAATAAGAAGAAAATGCAAACCCAGGATTATTAACTACCCCATATGCCAAGGCCTGATTGACAAAATTTGTTGGTGCGGGAACATTATATTATTACATCATAATTGGtctaaattcaaatataactatataaatatatgatctTGATAGTTTCAACAAAGCCCATTTTCGGGACAGTTTTAGTTTGTGATAATACACTTTTGAGGGGGGCAATGAGCCCACTTGAAACTCTCTACTGCCATGAAGCAGCAGGAAAATTATTCACTTCCCCCATTTCAGTAACAGGTTGTCCGTTGATCGTATATGAGATTCGTAGCCTCATTCTCAACGGCACTTTTCCTGGGTTGTTAATTTTGATTGGCTGTTCTATAGTGCCACCACTGTTCGGTGGAACCACGTTTCCTGATGGCGACAACATCTGGAGTTGTAGCTGCTTCGGTAACGCTGCTTGGAATACATAATCCGAAATTTCAGATGGGGTCTGGTTACTTGTTTTGACATTGATGGAAAGCACTGAGTCTCCTGGCTTCCTATCGAAGTAAAAAATAACTTTCAAACCTCCTTTTTCAAACGCTGTCATTTCTGGAATGAAATTTGTGGCAACAGGAGCCGGGTCACCAAGCATTAGCCCTGCTAACCCGTTAATTGCTGGCGGTGGGGCTGAACCCATAATCCCGTTCGTATTTGGCATAGCGGGTGGGGGAGACCCCATGATGTCATCGAGGAGATTAAGAGAATTACTCATCGGAAGTATTGGTTGTATAGGGGCCCCACCCATGGGCGGGACAATGGGCGTGTCCGATGCTGCGGAATTATTCAAATCGACTAAATCTAACAATAAATCAATATTGCTTTGTGGTGCTGCTGCTTCTTTCACTGTTGCCACATTTTGTTCCGTTTCTCTGTCTTCCAATTCCTCCCcataatttgtttcagattctcTTTCGATCGATTCCGCCGGCGGCTTTTCAAATTTCGGCATCGATTCTAAAACACCAGCACATAGATTATGATGCTTATCCAAGAGTGCACAATATTCCACAGCTCTCTGCTGTACCTCGGTGCTGTGTGAAACTCCAAAGCGCTCAATAATTTGACGAACTCTAGATTCTATGCCTGGTATTCGTGCACTGAGCTTCATTATTGCATTAATAGCATACGCTTTTGTTACGGGATTCGATAATGAACTTTCAATAGTGTCATCAAGAAAATCTAAAATCTGGTCGCCAGAGACTGGCTCAATTACATCTCCAGAATCATGATGCCCTTCAGCTAACTCGTCTCCATATTCTCCAAGACACCAGGATAAAACTTGAACTAAAGGCTGCTGGTCAATATTTTCAGGCATTTTTGCTGCATTTAGAAGAGAATTAACGGCGTAGGAATGTAATTTATCACTATCAGATAGCAGATGTATCAAACTTGGAACGGTGTCGTCTCTAACATAATTACCAGCGGTCGTGAGAACTTTCAACATCGTATCAATATGCCAGCGACGGTTAGGAGCGAATTTTTCCGCAGCTAGAAAGATTCCTGACGCACAGTCGGACTTGAAATCTGGAGGGCAACGGGTCAAAAACGCAAGTAACTCTCTAACAGTTCCTCTAACATTATGGCTATTCACAAGAGCAAAGCACAACTCCATTGCACGACGCAAAATCGAAGGGTCCGGATCTTTTAAACAATCAAGAACAGTGGTGCGATGGCGCTGCACAGCGTTCATATCCGTGTGGACTGTCCTCAGAAGAGAATTCAACGCTACATAGCggatatttttatcattgttGAGAAGAAATCGGCCCAGAATGTTGACGGCAAGAACTCTCAGTCCACTTTCAGATTTGATATCCATGATTGTGAGGACCGTTTCATATAAAATTGCATTCCCAACGTTTTTACTAGTTTCAGTATTCGTCGCAACTTGAGCCAATATATCGTTCATAATCTCGCTAGCTTCGCCGTCGTGTGATCCAAGGATTCTTAACAATCGTAAAATACGAACTTGCAAAAATGGGTCACTAATTCCAGAAACATCATGCTCTGGCGAGTATCCAGACATGATTAAATTCTTCAAAATCCGCACGAGAGTCGGGCACAgcttttttaaacttttcaaaaCCGCTGGACTCGCTCTACACATTTCTGTGATCAAGGACACAGTTGCCAAGGCAACTCCATGGTTTTTATCGTTCAAACACGACTTCGTCAACGGGATAAAATTTTCCATCAATTCTGGTACTTTTCGAACGATTCTACATGCACAAAGAACAGCTTTCTTCTTGATATATCCGTTAGAATTTCTCATTAACTTTTCAACATCAGGTGCAAGATCTCGAGCCATCTCTGCTGATCCGACACTTCCAAGAGCGCAGAGAGCTAAACTGACAACGTACTGACTTGAATGGTCAAGATCATTCTTCAATGAATTCGTCATAAGAAGCTGGACTTCTCGATTTTCATCCAAAAGCAACATTACACCAAGATATCCAATTCTTTTATCAGTAAATCGTGAACTAGGGAGTAATTTCATCGTTTCCAACTGGCCAAAATGAGCAGGAAATCCAAGCatgtaaatatataataattttgctACATTACGGCAACGAAACGTGGTATCAGTGTCGCGGAATCCGTTACGGATGTCTGCACATTCTTTATTGATAACAGCACGCTCCTCCGCAGCAGTTTTACAAGCTCGAATATTGCGAATCAAATCTCTCAGCCTGATAGGTGTATGTGTCGTTACATTTGCAAACATTGTGATACAAATAAATGTTTAACCTAATTGTGAGATCTAAAACACATGAAGTAAAAACAGGTGTCTGTTACggataaaattttcatatttatccagggggagaggaaataCAATAACAGGGCTAAACTACGTGGAAATTCATAGCTTCTTGTCCAtacccatatataaatatacccAACTTTGCATTTGACAGTTTGATTACAAACTGTGGCCAACTGCTTGTATCATAGCATTCAGGAGTTTACAGATTcattaaatgaataataaagcAGCTGTGATATGGGGATGGACTACTTCAATGACTTTCCGTTGTATcttcgggtctggtatagtttagtaccacatgtacttagttgacctggctcaacaatttttgcatatgtcaatcctaatcCCCActtgactacgtcaccgaaaaattacctcatttcgacgtcacagtgccgtaataaggcccaccgaagtatgctgATGCTCGTCCAAAACGcacagacgatcacccgaaatcgagcaagcaatctttctcgtcacaacgatcactataggagagagatcgccggctttagcaagttcatTATCGGCggagcagatgtcatttcgggcgatcgcCCGAAACTAGTTTTTATGTTTGCTTTTTAgctttgtttgtttataaaaaGAAGCAGCTAACCAATTAAACTTCACTAAATTCAGCAATTTGTTACCGGTAAATATTATGTGTATATCGCTAttactctctctctctctattggTATTCATATTTCTACACAGGCACggtaatataattttcaattgtttcttCAATTCTTCATGAATTTCActcattcaaattttttacaacTTTACAAGCAAGCTTTGctcatgaattttattttctcgtGTTCATGCACGTTCATGAATTTATCCTAGTATGATTGTATGATTATCGTGATGTATTTTCACTTGTTCGATGAGTGTGAGTAAATGGGCACAAACACTGGTTACAGTACAGCGATCGTTATAAACCTTTATatcagtacggcacactatacaaatcgagtgacattgtcccgtttcagagaaaccaattttacagatgatcagacacccctcctttggtggacgtctggacattgttgtccctccgatttaccaaagaaaaaaaatgttaccatagcattcgagagttttcaGCAAAAAACGGCAACTTTGGTCATGTGACGTCCGCGATATATTAAGATTATTATTGAAacaagcatggcgcgatatgaagcatctgaTGTGGTCCAGACGCCCCttgtttgtgagacacatagagCGTTTGatttattgagccaaatggagggaaattcttggaatttggatagtgtgctgtactgtatATAGGTTTTTCCCATTTTCCTGTCGCCATTGTCTGTGTTTTTTTAGTTGTGTTCTGTGTTGTAGACAaaagatcgaaataaaattgtattgtaatcGAAACCCCAGGTCGCTTAAACGTAACGCACATAAATGGccaatttttgttaaataacGTAACGCACCTAAATGGCCAATTAAATATTGTTCGGCTTCCTTCTCCCGTTTTTCATGATTCTATGTTAGACTCCCTTAAAGGTGGCGCAGTTTTTTATGATGCTATGTTACACTTCCTCAAAGGTGGCGTtttggggtctcatgtagtttcttacctaacatacttctagtgggcgtagaatgtcaattttttcacgtatcaatcctaaccccaacctgactacatcattcaaaaataacgtcattacgacgtcacagtgacataatagagcccttcaaactatacgaactgccatccaagacgcgcaaacgagcacccgaaatcgaaaagttatctctctcgttttctcgtcgcaacgattccaataggagagagaccgataacgtcagtcagttctttatcgccggcgccaatgccatgttggtcgatcgtgcgtatatttggcaagctctatgacgtgattgtgatgtcgtagcaatttaatttttggatggcgtaatcaggtgggggttaggattgacatatcaaataattgttatgctacgcccactagaagcaCGTTAGGTACTAAACTACGCGAGACCCgcgttttgtggcaataaatcttTCTTACTCTTCTTGCTCGATAACCATGACTGATTTATCGCGTCTCCCTTCATGCTGAaatacattattttatattttaccttaTTGTTTGTATACTTTCGTATATTCggtatgtgaaaaaataaattactgattcaGTGATTGGGTACTGCAGTACCGTACTGTAAAGCCTGAAAGCCGTAATCCTGTAATCAACAATCCCAGAATTTTGGCTCAACCTCAACCCTAGCCTAACAGTAACAAAacttaaaatgataaaattttgttatacagttgtctaaatataaaaatatgctcAAGAGTTCTCAGTCATCTGCATATATCTTAGAATCCATTAATCATATTTCCCATTTCACACAAATCTAAAATCAGGCCGATGAATAGAAACTCATTATAGCAGGCAAACACGAAACCCCACACCTTCAGAATTTCCCGGTACCGTaactgatgacgtcatagcgttATTTTGCCATTGTCCGGATTAGCATTAATAggattttcataattatttcgGTAAGAAAAAATCGATAAGGCGCCTTAAGCTcacggcgaaccacggcctttcgtcctgttaccagttcatgtcgggtacgGGATTagttaacaagagagctatgctcaaatatatgaacacgtagcTCCACCCAGTGggaaaaattttcattcaagCATGAACACACCTGCTCCCCTGATTTCGTTTAGTatgagcaatgacattaaacaacatgatgcgcaactccggcatttttggccgaagatcgtaatCGATaacacgctccaatgcacatacttgacgagacgaaaacgagcggatgtgtgctgctttcaaggcatagcacgaatgatGTTAGTGcttgctttgacagttgttgtcgattttaatgatattttggaaagttaagttaaaaagaaatcggaaaaaggtaaggtaaatactatttttgtatatcacacccgggcatcgcactgttaagctttttcaaatactacgaagttattaattcagtacggtacgtagttgcccatttgctgaaattgcatatttaattaccccttatggtttcaaatagttcatgcatctccatttagatttttctaaCCAATGAGGATATATACGCATTGCTGTAACGTACTATtgctcaatcacttttatttgcgtattgattcaaagggttaacaagttcacctaacatttcactcataccggtctatattgtatagtatgATGTAATAGTCACGactttttcaattatttaaaacgGCCAAATAAGTCATCTATGTATCTGGAGGACACCCTTCCTTCTGAGATTGAAACGCATATAAATTCTCTTACTAATGGTAAGGCAGAAGGTCATGATCGTATACCAATCAACCTTTTGAAAGTTCTAAAAAATATCATTAGCCCTGTTTTATGTAGACTTTTTAATGCTTCAATGTCTCTAGGAATTTTTCCCTGCCATTTGAAAGTAGCCAGAGTTGTGCCCGTATTTAAATCTGGAAATAAGTGTGAAGTATCAAATTATCGCCCTATTTCAATATTATCATGTCTTGCtattctttttgaaaaattattactaGTTAGATTAAAATCCTTCTTAGATAAACATTCAGTACTAAATAATGACCAGTTTGGTTTTCGTAATGAACATAGCACTTCCCATGCAATAATAGACATTGTCAGTCAGTACTATAACATTATAGATGAAGGCTCAGTAGGTTGTAGCGTATTTCTGGACCTTAAAAAAGCGTTTGATACTGTCGATCACAGCATTTTGATTACCAAATTAAGTCACTATGGTATTCGCGGAGTTGTGAATAAATTGTTTGCGAGTTATTTGCATGACAGAAATCAATATGTGTCATTAGGTGGTTCTGCCTCACTGAGTGGAAAAGTCTCAGTTGGAGTTCCGCAAGGGTCGGTTCTTGGACcaactttatttttaatacatattaACGATATCGTAAACGCTACCAATGCCTCAATAAAACTTTTCGCTGATGACACAAGTTCTACGTCTGCAGCAAAAAATCTGCCTGACTTGGAAAATAAAGTCAATGCAAACTTGCTGAATATTTCTAACTGGCTCACTCTAAACAAACTTACTGTGAATCCTGCTAAGACACAAGTCTTGTTAATTAATTGTGCCAAAAGTCTTGAATCCTCTAAC from Styela clava chromosome 14, kaStyClav1.hap1.2, whole genome shotgun sequence encodes:
- the LOC120341022 gene encoding AP-1 complex subunit gamma-1-like → MFANVTTHTPIRLRDLIRNIRACKTAAEERAVINKECADIRNGFRDTDTTFRCRNVAKLLYIYMLGFPAHFGQLETMKLLPSSRFTDKRIGYLGVMLLLDENREVQLLMTNSLKNDLDHSSQYVVSLALCALGSVGSAEMARDLAPDVEKLMRNSNGYIKKKAVLCACRIVRKVPELMENFIPLTKSCLNDKNHGVALATVSLITEMCRASPAVLKSLKKLCPTLVRILKNLIMSGYSPEHDVSGISDPFLQVRILRLLRILGSHDGEASEIMNDILAQVATNTETSKNVGNAILYETVLTIMDIKSESGLRVLAVNILGRFLLNNDKNIRYVALNSLLRTVHTDMNAVQRHRTTVLDCLKDPDPSILRRAMELCFALVNSHNVRGTVRELLAFLTRCPPDFKSDCASGIFLAAEKFAPNRRWHIDTMLKVLTTAGNYVRDDTVPSLIHLLSDSDKLHSYAVNSLLNAAKMPENIDQQPLVQVLSWCLGEYGDELAEGHHDSGDVIEPVSGDQILDFLDDTIESSLSNPVTKAYAINAIMKLSARIPGIESRVRQIIERFGVSHSTEVQQRAVEYCALLDKHHNLCAGVLESMPKFEKPPAESIERESETNYGEELEDRETEQNVATVKEAAAPQSNIDLLLDLVDLNNSAASDTPIVPPMGGAPIQPILPMSNSLNLLDDIMGSPPPAMPNTNGIMGSAPPPAINGLAGLMLGDPAPVATNFIPEMTAFEKGGLKVIFYFDRKPGDSVLSINVKTSNQTPSEISDYVFQAALPKQLQLQMLSPSGNVVPPNSGGTIEQPIKINNPGKVPLRMRLRISYTINGQPVTEMGEVNNFPAASWQ